In Azospirillaceae bacterium, a genomic segment contains:
- the pdxH gene encoding pyridoxamine 5'-phosphate oxidase yields the protein MSHPTPSPFYRTWLEEASRTEPNDPNAMSLATIGDDGIPTARIVLLKGLDDTGFVFYTNTLSRKGRELVAHPVAGLCFHWKTLRRQVRVDGHVTPVTAAEADEYYAVRPRGSQIGAWASKQSQQLDSRATLERRVAEETARFGEGDIPRPPHWSGYRVTPVRMEFWQDREFRLHDRLAYTRAAADGAAWTTERLYP from the coding sequence TTGTCGCACCCGACCCCTTCGCCCTTTTACCGCACCTGGCTGGAGGAGGCGTCGCGCACCGAACCCAACGATCCCAACGCCATGTCCCTGGCCACCATCGGTGACGACGGCATCCCCACGGCGCGCATCGTGCTGCTGAAGGGCCTGGATGACACCGGCTTCGTTTTCTACACCAACACATTGAGCCGCAAGGGCCGCGAACTGGTGGCCCATCCGGTGGCGGGCCTGTGCTTCCACTGGAAGACCCTGCGCCGCCAGGTGCGGGTGGACGGCCATGTCACGCCCGTCACCGCGGCCGAAGCGGATGAGTACTACGCCGTGCGCCCGCGCGGCAGCCAGATCGGCGCCTGGGCATCAAAGCAGTCGCAGCAACTCGACAGCCGCGCCACCCTGGAACGCCGCGTGGCGGAGGAGACGGCGCGTTTCGGCGAGGGCGACATCCCCCGCCCGCCGCACTGGTCGGGCTATCGCGTCACGCCCGTGCGCATGGAGTTCTGGCAGGATCGGGAGTTCCGCTTGCACGACCGCCTGGCGTATACTCGAGCAGCCGCCGATGGTGCTGCCTGGACGACGGAGCGCCTCTACCCGTAA
- a CDS encoding dienelactone hydrolase family protein has product MAEKITLRSAIDGFEFTALHAAAEGARKGGVIVIQEIFGLDDYVQADVARWSALGFEVIAPSMFDRQERGFLAKHDPAGVEKGVGYMQANGMDNPVADIQACVDALKDKGPVFLVGYCYGGTVAWRAASKATGLAAVSAYYGGGIPGMVDLPLNCPVVCHLGRKDAHIPADTVSAAITAAHPEVPVHIYENSGHGFNNDGRPDADLDDAKLARRRTLELFETHGA; this is encoded by the coding sequence ATGGCCGAGAAGATCACCCTGCGGTCCGCGATCGACGGGTTCGAATTCACCGCCTTGCACGCCGCCGCCGAAGGTGCGCGCAAGGGCGGCGTCATCGTCATCCAGGAAATCTTCGGCCTGGATGACTACGTGCAGGCCGACGTCGCCCGCTGGTCCGCCCTGGGGTTCGAGGTCATCGCCCCCTCCATGTTCGACCGGCAGGAGAGGGGCTTCCTGGCCAAGCACGACCCCGCCGGCGTGGAAAAGGGCGTGGGCTACATGCAGGCCAACGGCATGGACAACCCGGTGGCCGACATCCAGGCCTGCGTCGACGCCCTGAAGGACAAGGGCCCCGTCTTCCTGGTGGGCTATTGCTACGGCGGCACCGTCGCCTGGCGCGCCGCGTCCAAGGCCACCGGCCTGGCGGCGGTGTCCGCCTATTACGGTGGCGGCATCCCCGGCATGGTGGACCTGCCCCTGAACTGCCCGGTGGTCTGCCATTTGGGCCGCAAGGACGCGCACATCCCGGCCGACACCGTCTCGGCCGCCATCACGGCGGCGCACCCCGAGGTGCCGGTGCACATCTATGAGAACTCCGGCCACGGCTTCAACAACGACGGCCGCCCGGATGCCGACCTGGATGATGCGAAGCTGGCGCGCCGGCGCACGCTGGAGCTGTTCGAAACTCACGGAGCGTAA
- a CDS encoding RT0821/Lpp0805 family surface protein — MKKVILALMASSVLLSACDTTGGKNQTVGMLGGAAAGGLIGSQFGHGGGKLAMTGLGVLLGGLAGSSIGKRMDEADRAAMERNTQMAYTAPVGQPIVWNNPNNDHQVVVTPVRDGTRNDGSYCREFQQTIVVAGEKQQGYGTACRQPDGSWKIVND, encoded by the coding sequence ATGAAGAAAGTCATCCTCGCGTTGATGGCGTCGAGCGTCCTGTTGAGCGCGTGCGACACCACCGGCGGCAAGAACCAGACCGTGGGCATGCTGGGCGGTGCCGCCGCCGGCGGCCTGATCGGTTCGCAGTTCGGCCATGGCGGCGGCAAGCTGGCAATGACCGGCCTGGGCGTGCTGCTGGGCGGCCTGGCGGGCAGCTCCATCGGCAAGCGCATGGACGAGGCCGATCGCGCCGCCATGGAACGCAATACGCAGATGGCCTACACCGCCCCGGTGGGCCAGCCCATCGTGTGGAACAACCCCAACAACGACCACCAGGTCGTCGTGACGCCGGTGCGCGACGGCACCCGCAACGACGGCTCATACTGCCGCGAATTCCAGCAGACCATCGTCGTCGCCGGGGAGAAGCAGCAGGGCTACGGCACCGCCTGCCGCCAGCCGGACGGCAGCTGGAAGATCGTCAACGACTGA
- a CDS encoding cation diffusion facilitator family transporter, with protein MMTSGTTKTEAPPPEDGADKDGRWRRGATYASVTVALILIAAKFTAYLATNSVSILSSLIDSSVDALASVITLVSVARALKPPDFAFRFGHGKAEPLAALIQSAFIVGSAMFLGYESLGRLFEPRPVGDIGLGLWVMGGAVILTFFLVMFQRWVIRRTQSLAIGADSLHYSGDLLLNIAVAISLLLGRWTGQGFWDPLFGLGIAVFLVWGAIGISRTALDVLMDRELPDEDRARIVDLVNAHPAARGLHDLRTRSTGMGQHVEFHLELDSHLSLAEAHDITDEIESGLRAAFPSADFAIHQEPAGLDDERLDHRLRPRRS; from the coding sequence ATGATGACCTCGGGGACGACGAAGACAGAAGCGCCGCCCCCCGAGGACGGCGCCGACAAGGACGGGCGCTGGCGGCGCGGGGCGACCTACGCCAGCGTGACCGTGGCGCTTATCCTGATCGCCGCCAAGTTCACCGCCTACCTCGCCACCAATTCCGTCAGCATCCTGTCGTCCCTGATCGACAGCAGCGTGGACGCGCTGGCCTCCGTCATCACGCTGGTCAGCGTGGCGCGCGCGCTGAAGCCGCCGGACTTCGCCTTCCGCTTCGGCCATGGCAAGGCGGAACCGCTGGCGGCCCTGATCCAGTCGGCCTTCATCGTCGGCTCCGCCATGTTCCTCGGCTATGAGTCGCTGGGCCGGCTGTTCGAACCCCGGCCCGTGGGCGACATCGGCCTGGGCCTGTGGGTCATGGGGGGTGCCGTCATCCTCACCTTCTTCCTGGTGATGTTCCAGCGCTGGGTCATCCGCCGCACCCAGTCGCTGGCCATTGGCGCCGACAGCCTGCACTACAGCGGCGACCTGCTGCTGAACATCGCGGTCGCCATTTCCCTGCTGCTGGGCCGCTGGACGGGGCAGGGGTTCTGGGACCCGCTGTTCGGCCTGGGCATCGCCGTCTTCCTGGTGTGGGGTGCCATCGGCATCTCGCGCACCGCACTGGACGTGCTGATGGATCGGGAACTGCCGGACGAGGATCGCGCCCGCATCGTCGATCTGGTGAACGCCCACCCTGCCGCCCGCGGCCTGCACGATCTGCGCACCCGGTCCACCGGCATGGGCCAGCATGTGGAATTCCACCTGGAACTGGACAGCCACCTCAGCCTGGCTGAGGCGCACGACATCACCGATGAGATCGAATCGGGCCTGCGCGCCGCCTTTCCCAGCGCCGACTTCGCCATCCACCAGGAACCGGCCGGCCTGGATGATGAGCGCCTGGACCATCGCCTGCGGCCCCGCCGATCCTGA
- a CDS encoding MFS transporter, with the protein MPDRRPALLGLVLFFCASVAEGAMVPFFPLWAQNEAGIAVGYIGLLFGCYAGGELIATPILGGIADRVGRRPVLIVSLIGVGCGFLGLFFAHGVVAAAVILVLTGLFECVLHPTVFTVIADTTPEAEHRRVFSLVRVGAGAGRVVGPALGALLALVSLRAVFLAGAVVLLLGGLLVLVHLPETRPQDQPGGDDEEEEEESLAALLPVFRDGRLATLLLWFMLLEVSGSWVEAVIPLYARDAGTLSPSGVGLLFTYAAALVVAAQMAISRLAARWSALTLAVVAGCALVLGFAVLMTSAAAGALVGAVSLVSLAQMLTGPLVPTAINQLAPPGRRATYMAAASVANDLRDSLGPASGTALYALAARLPWGLGIPLALVAAVGLGLTLRRHQRPVGAAA; encoded by the coding sequence ATGCCTGACCGCCGCCCGGCCCTGCTGGGCCTGGTGCTGTTCTTCTGCGCCAGCGTGGCGGAGGGGGCCATGGTGCCCTTCTTCCCCCTGTGGGCGCAGAATGAGGCCGGCATCGCCGTCGGCTATATCGGCCTGCTGTTCGGCTGTTACGCCGGCGGCGAACTGATCGCCACGCCCATCCTGGGCGGCATCGCCGACCGCGTGGGCCGCCGCCCGGTCCTGATCGTTTCCCTTATCGGCGTCGGCTGCGGTTTCCTGGGCCTGTTCTTCGCCCATGGCGTTGTCGCCGCCGCCGTGATCCTGGTCCTGACCGGCCTGTTCGAATGCGTGCTGCACCCGACCGTCTTCACGGTCATCGCCGACACGACACCGGAGGCGGAGCACCGGCGCGTGTTCAGCCTGGTGCGGGTCGGCGCCGGTGCCGGCCGCGTGGTGGGGCCGGCGCTGGGCGCCCTGCTGGCCCTGGTCTCGCTGCGCGCCGTCTTCCTGGCGGGGGCCGTCGTGCTGCTGCTGGGCGGCTTGCTGGTCCTGGTCCATTTGCCGGAAACACGGCCCCAGGATCAGCCGGGTGGGGATGATGAGGAGGAGGAAGAGGAAAGCCTGGCCGCCCTGCTGCCGGTGTTCCGCGACGGCCGGCTGGCCACCCTGTTGCTGTGGTTCATGCTGCTGGAGGTGTCGGGCAGCTGGGTGGAGGCAGTGATCCCCCTCTACGCCCGCGACGCCGGGACGCTGTCCCCCTCCGGCGTGGGCCTGCTGTTCACCTATGCCGCCGCCCTGGTGGTGGCGGCACAGATGGCGATCAGCCGCCTGGCCGCCCGCTGGTCGGCCCTGACCCTGGCGGTGGTGGCCGGGTGCGCGCTGGTGCTGGGTTTCGCGGTCTTGATGACCTCGGCCGCCGCCGGCGCGCTGGTGGGTGCTGTCAGCCTGGTGTCGCTGGCGCAGATGCTGACCGGCCCCCTGGTGCCCACCGCCATCAACCAGCTGGCCCCGCCCGGCCGCCGCGCCACCTATATGGCGGCGGCGTCGGTCGCCAACGATCTGCGTGATTCGCTGGGCCCGGCCAGCGGCACCGCCCTGTACGCCCTGGCGGCGCGCCTGCCCTGGGGCCTGGGCATCCCGCTGGCGTTGGTGGCGGCCGTGGGACTGGGCCTCACGCTGCGCCGGCACCAGCGGCCGGTGGGGGCGGCGGCTTGA
- a CDS encoding MBL fold metallo-hydrolase — translation MGFTVTFWGVRGTVPCPMASHLEYGGNTSCIEVTAGDRTLVLDAGTGLRSLGKSLRARGVNDVTLLLTHTHIDHINGFPFFEPCYAPDFSMRVMAGHCQGAHCIQSVMEKPMDSCLFPVPLQKLRAALVFEDFRPGATLDLGDGITVRTAPLNHPGGGTGYRIEYEGRSFCYVTDTEHDPDRMDANVLGLIQGADLVAYDSSYTDEEFAGRRGWGHSTWREGVRLARAAGVGRLCLFHHDPDHDDVRMHAIEGEAQREWPASFAAREGMQVDMLAQGASGKEAAA, via the coding sequence ATGGGTTTCACCGTTACCTTCTGGGGTGTCCGCGGGACTGTCCCCTGTCCGATGGCCAGTCATCTTGAGTATGGTGGCAACACCAGCTGCATTGAGGTGACGGCGGGTGATCGCACGCTTGTCCTGGATGCCGGCACCGGCCTGCGGTCCCTGGGCAAGAGCCTGCGGGCGCGCGGCGTCAACGACGTCACCCTGCTGCTGACCCACACCCATATCGACCACATCAACGGCTTCCCCTTTTTCGAGCCGTGCTACGCCCCCGACTTTTCCATGCGCGTGATGGCGGGTCACTGCCAGGGTGCCCACTGCATCCAGTCCGTCATGGAAAAACCCATGGATTCCTGCCTGTTCCCGGTGCCGCTGCAAAAGCTGCGCGCAGCCCTGGTGTTTGAGGATTTCCGGCCCGGCGCCACGCTGGACCTGGGCGACGGCATCACCGTGCGCACCGCCCCGTTGAACCATCCGGGCGGCGGCACCGGCTATCGCATCGAGTATGAGGGGCGCAGCTTCTGCTACGTCACCGATACCGAGCATGACCCCGACCGCATGGACGCCAACGTCCTGGGCCTGATCCAGGGCGCGGACCTGGTGGCCTACGACAGTTCCTACACGGATGAGGAATTCGCCGGCCGCCGGGGCTGGGGCCATTCCACCTGGCGTGAGGGTGTGCGCCTGGCGCGCGCCGCCGGGGTGGGGCGCCTGTGCCTGTTCCACCATGACCCCGACCATGACGACGTGCGCATGCACGCCATCGAGGGCGAGGCGCAACGCGAATGGCCGGCCAGCTTCGCCGCCCGTGAAGGCATGCAGGTGGACATGCTGGCCCAGGGCGCGTCCGGTAAAGAGGCCGCGGCCTAA
- a CDS encoding SLC13 family permease: MTVLILITFAIVYLGMAVGQLPPLKVDRTGIAMLGAIVLMVAGAMTEGAAVKAIDFPTLFILLGLMILSAQFAMSGFYDWCAWRLANVPLRPEVLLAAVVGVGGGLSALLANDVVVFAMTPLLCAGLRARGLDARPYLIALAGAANAGSAATVIGNPQNILIGQIGHLDFWRFLLACGVPALLSMGVVYLVVARVWRGRLTNGSAQAPQVPPESPRAWQLSKGLIGTVALLVIFTTPFPRDVAVLGVAGCMLVSRRFASRDMLGLVDWHLLALFAGLFILTGALAATGLPAQLVDQLTAAGLPLDRLPFLAGFSVLASNTIGNVPAVVLLMKVWAHPPEGALYALALFSTLAGNLALPGSLANIITVERAAASGVTLGFREHARCGIPMTLVSLAVAALWLLAFGYIGAL; encoded by the coding sequence ATGACCGTGCTGATCCTCATCACCTTCGCCATCGTCTACCTGGGCATGGCCGTGGGCCAGTTGCCGCCGCTGAAGGTGGACCGCACCGGCATCGCCATGCTGGGCGCCATCGTCCTGATGGTGGCGGGGGCGATGACGGAGGGGGCGGCCGTCAAGGCCATCGATTTCCCCACCCTGTTCATCCTGCTGGGCCTGATGATCCTGTCGGCCCAGTTCGCCATGTCCGGCTTTTACGACTGGTGCGCCTGGCGGCTGGCCAACGTGCCCCTGAGGCCGGAGGTGCTGCTGGCGGCGGTGGTCGGCGTGGGCGGGGGGCTGTCGGCCCTGCTGGCCAACGACGTGGTGGTGTTCGCCATGACGCCGCTGCTGTGCGCCGGCCTGCGGGCGCGGGGGCTGGACGCCCGGCCCTACCTGATCGCGCTGGCGGGTGCCGCCAACGCCGGATCGGCCGCCACCGTCATCGGCAACCCGCAGAACATCCTGATCGGCCAGATCGGACACCTGGATTTCTGGCGCTTCCTGCTGGCCTGCGGCGTGCCGGCGCTGCTGTCCATGGGTGTGGTCTACCTGGTGGTGGCGCGGGTGTGGCGGGGACGCCTGACCAATGGATCGGCGCAGGCGCCCCAGGTGCCGCCGGAATCGCCCCGGGCCTGGCAATTGTCCAAGGGCCTGATCGGTACCGTGGCGCTGCTGGTGATCTTCACCACGCCCTTTCCCCGCGACGTGGCGGTGCTGGGGGTGGCCGGCTGCATGCTGGTCAGCCGCCGCTTCGCCAGCCGCGACATGCTGGGCCTGGTGGATTGGCACCTGCTGGCCCTGTTCGCCGGCCTGTTCATCCTGACCGGCGCCCTGGCCGCCACCGGCCTGCCGGCACAGCTGGTGGACCAATTGACGGCCGCCGGCCTGCCGCTGGACCGGCTGCCCTTCCTGGCCGGCTTCAGCGTGCTGGCCAGCAACACCATCGGCAACGTGCCGGCCGTGGTGCTGCTGATGAAGGTGTGGGCCCACCCGCCGGAGGGGGCGCTGTACGCGTTGGCCCTGTTCTCCACCCTGGCCGGCAACTTGGCTCTGCCCGGCAGCCTGGCCAACATCATCACGGTGGAGCGGGCGGCGGCATCCGGCGTCACCCTGGGGTTTCGCGAACACGCCCGCTGCGGCATCCCCATGACGCTGGTCTCGCTGGCCGTGGCCGCCTTGTGGCTGCTGGCTTTTGGCTACATCGGGGCGTTGTAG
- a CDS encoding helix-turn-helix transcriptional regulator encodes MPIRVRLGVMLAERNVKSKELAEFVGITEANLSLLKQGKVKGMRFETLERICRYLDCQPGDLLRYEASPTSESVPE; translated from the coding sequence ATGCCGATCCGGGTAAGGCTGGGCGTCATGCTCGCCGAGCGTAACGTCAAGTCCAAGGAACTGGCCGAGTTCGTCGGGATCACCGAGGCCAACCTGTCGCTGCTGAAACAAGGCAAGGTCAAGGGCATGCGGTTTGAGACGCTTGAGCGGATTTGCCGATATCTCGACTGCCAACCGGGGGACCTGCTGCGTTACGAGGCGTCGCCGACATCGGAAAGCGTGCCGGAATGA
- a CDS encoding DUF2975 domain-containing protein, which translates to MSMVPLGALIYGLLRARRSFEMFARGQAFSSEAIRGLRSFALAVAASSLLKPVVGAALGLLLGATSPGHVRSLVVNFGSDTLLALLFAAMVAVIAWVLLEAADIAAENRQFV; encoded by the coding sequence TTGTCGATGGTGCCGTTGGGGGCCTTGATCTATGGCCTTCTGCGTGCCCGCCGCTCTTTTGAGATGTTCGCCCGGGGCCAGGCGTTTTCATCCGAAGCGATCCGTGGGCTGAGGTCTTTCGCGCTGGCCGTCGCGGCGTCGTCCTTGCTGAAGCCGGTCGTCGGCGCCGCCCTGGGCCTGCTGCTGGGCGCCACGAGCCCCGGCCATGTCCGCAGCCTTGTCGTGAATTTCGGGTCCGACACGCTGCTGGCGCTTCTGTTTGCCGCGATGGTCGCGGTCATCGCCTGGGTGTTGCTCGAAGCGGCCGACATCGCCGCTGAGAATCGTCAGTTCGTGTGA
- a CDS encoding YihY family inner membrane protein: MTDTSAPVPYWHRLIANLPDAARHALLAVVGVASYAVRRFYRDNCLQAVGSLTYTSLLAVVPLFTVGFAIFQAFPAFQKLRADAEMLLLQNLVPQVGENLNDRLHEFVSNAGTMTGVGVMGLAITSILLFFSIEGAYNAIWRSRERHSVLVRLLSFWAVLTMAPLLLGVSLSLSTVAVEYLGGQGSVVIALVRRVLPGLLETLFFGLTYLAIPTRPVRWQDAMVGGVVAGAAMEAAKVAFALYIGQVHTYTTIYGALSVLPTVLLWLYLVWCLILFGAEVTAALPEWRAGRITELGPDGLSPAQRLVVALGILRELMLASRDGHALKRADIITRVPVGAVAVDGMLEQLHAANWTVRTADGAWVATRDPHDASLSDLYWALDFGMWGDLLSVGHLQADWQRNVKTIFDQVRRDAGSLMGMPLSKLLAPETPLIQPATEDRTAVGR, encoded by the coding sequence ATGACTGATACGTCAGCCCCCGTCCCTTACTGGCACCGCCTGATCGCGAACCTGCCGGATGCGGCCCGGCACGCCCTGCTGGCGGTGGTGGGTGTGGCCAGCTACGCCGTGCGCCGCTTCTACCGCGACAACTGCCTGCAGGCGGTGGGCTCGCTGACCTACACCAGTTTGCTGGCGGTGGTGCCGCTTTTCACCGTCGGTTTCGCCATTTTCCAGGCATTTCCTGCATTCCAAAAGCTGCGGGCTGATGCGGAAATGCTGTTATTGCAGAATCTGGTGCCCCAGGTGGGCGAGAACCTGAACGACCGCCTGCATGAGTTCGTCAGCAACGCCGGCACCATGACCGGCGTCGGCGTGATGGGCCTGGCCATCACCTCCATCCTGCTCTTCTTCTCCATCGAGGGGGCGTACAACGCCATCTGGCGCAGCCGGGAACGGCACTCCGTCCTGGTGCGCCTGCTGTCGTTCTGGGCGGTGCTGACCATGGCGCCCCTGCTGCTGGGGGTCAGCCTGTCGCTGTCCACGGTGGCGGTGGAGTACCTGGGCGGCCAGGGCTCGGTGGTGATCGCCCTGGTGCGCCGGGTGCTGCCCGGCCTGCTGGAGACGCTGTTCTTCGGGCTGACGTATCTCGCCATCCCCACCCGGCCGGTGCGCTGGCAGGACGCCATGGTGGGCGGGGTGGTGGCCGGTGCCGCCATGGAGGCCGCCAAGGTGGCCTTCGCGCTCTACATCGGCCAGGTCCACACCTACACCACCATCTACGGCGCCCTGTCGGTGCTGCCCACCGTGCTGCTGTGGCTGTACCTGGTGTGGTGCCTGATCCTGTTCGGGGCGGAGGTGACGGCGGCCCTGCCGGAATGGCGGGCGGGCCGCATCACCGAACTGGGGCCCGACGGCCTGTCGCCGGCCCAGCGCCTGGTCGTGGCGCTGGGCATCCTGCGCGAGCTGATGCTGGCGTCGCGCGACGGCCACGCCCTGAAGCGGGCGGATATCATCACCCGCGTGCCGGTGGGGGCGGTGGCCGTCGACGGCATGCTGGAACAGTTGCACGCGGCCAACTGGACCGTGCGCACCGCCGACGGCGCCTGGGTCGCCACCCGCGATCCGCACGACGCCAGCCTGAGCGATCTCTATTGGGCGCTGGACTTCGGCATGTGGGGCGACCTGCTGTCGGTCGGGCATCTGCAGGCCGACTGGCAGCGCAACGTCAAGACCATCTTCGACCAGGTGCGGCGCGACGCCGGCTCCCTCATGGGCATGCCCCTGTCGAAACTGCTGGCGCCGGAAACCCCGCTTATCCAACCCGCGACCGAAGATCGCACGGCGGTGGGCAGATAG
- a CDS encoding DnaJ C-terminal domain-containing protein — MRDPYQILGISRTATADDIKQAYRRLAKQYHPDLNPGRADIEQKFKEANSAHSLLADPDKRARFDRGEIDATGAERPDRSFRRAYAGAGRSGDFDFDDDPFADIFGAARKRGGHGVKARGSDVAYSVTVTFVEACLGTKRRLNLSTGKSIDVALPPGTQDQQKLRLKGQGLPGLGGAGAGDAIVEVHVTPHPYFVRREDDIHLDVPVTLQEALLGATIKVPTLDGAVQVKVPKAANSGTTLRLKGKGVANADRGTQGDQYVKLTVVLPDRPDAELTTFIEKWGKTHDYDVRRKAGLI, encoded by the coding sequence ATGCGCGATCCCTACCAAATCCTTGGCATCAGCCGCACCGCGACCGCCGATGACATCAAGCAGGCGTATCGCCGCCTGGCCAAGCAGTACCACCCCGACCTGAACCCGGGCCGGGCCGATATCGAGCAGAAGTTCAAGGAAGCCAACAGCGCCCACAGCCTGTTGGCGGATCCGGACAAGCGCGCCCGTTTCGACCGGGGGGAGATCGACGCCACCGGGGCGGAGCGGCCGGACCGTTCCTTCCGCCGCGCCTATGCCGGCGCCGGCCGGTCGGGCGATTTCGACTTCGACGACGATCCCTTCGCCGACATCTTCGGCGCCGCGCGCAAGCGGGGCGGCCACGGGGTGAAGGCGCGGGGCAGCGATGTCGCCTATTCCGTCACCGTGACCTTCGTGGAAGCCTGCCTGGGCACCAAGCGGCGCCTGAACCTGTCCACCGGCAAAAGCATCGATGTCGCCCTGCCGCCCGGCACGCAGGACCAGCAGAAGTTGCGCCTGAAGGGCCAGGGGCTGCCGGGCCTGGGTGGTGCGGGTGCCGGCGACGCCATCGTGGAGGTGCACGTCACCCCCCACCCCTATTTCGTGCGGCGCGAGGACGACATCCACCTGGATGTGCCCGTGACCCTGCAAGAAGCCCTGCTGGGCGCCACCATCAAGGTGCCGACCCTGGATGGTGCCGTGCAGGTGAAGGTGCCCAAGGCCGCCAATTCCGGCACCACCCTGCGCCTGAAGGGCAAGGGCGTCGCCAACGCCGACCGCGGCACCCAGGGCGACCAGTACGTGAAGCTGACCGTCGTCCTGCCCGACCGGCCGGACGCGGAGCTGACCACCTTCATCGAGAAGTGGGGCAAGACCCACGACTACGACGTCCGCCGCAAGGCGGGGCTCATTTAG
- a CDS encoding aldo/keto reductase, with product MTRRKLGRQGLEVSSLGLGCMGMTHAYGSPDDAESIATLHRAIELGCTFLDTAEVYGPYTNEDLLGRALEGRRDQVQLATKFGFVIGQGGAMSGTDSRPDHIREVVEASLKRLRTDRIDLLYQHRVDPAVPIEDVAGTVRDLIKEGKVLYFGLSEAGCDTIRRAHAVQPVTAVQSEYSLWERNLDRDVLPLLAELGIGLVPFSPLGRGFLTGIAKRAEEYPAGDYRATNDPRLQGANFDANQRIADFVRDIAQGYGATAGQVALAWLLQKRPDIVPIPGTKRRKYLEENLGADALRLSAADVARLDGALETFQVSGDRYGAAAQAMVDR from the coding sequence CTGACGCGACGCAAATTGGGCCGGCAGGGCCTGGAGGTCTCCTCGCTGGGCCTGGGCTGCATGGGCATGACCCATGCCTACGGCAGCCCGGATGACGCCGAATCCATCGCCACCCTGCACCGCGCCATCGAACTGGGCTGCACCTTCCTGGACACGGCAGAGGTCTACGGGCCCTACACCAATGAGGATCTGCTGGGCCGGGCGCTGGAAGGCCGGCGCGACCAGGTGCAGTTGGCCACCAAGTTCGGCTTCGTCATCGGCCAGGGTGGTGCCATGAGCGGCACCGACAGCCGGCCGGACCACATCCGCGAGGTGGTTGAGGCCTCGCTGAAGCGCCTGCGCACCGACCGCATCGACCTGCTGTACCAGCACCGCGTCGATCCGGCCGTGCCCATCGAGGACGTGGCCGGCACCGTCCGCGACCTGATCAAGGAGGGTAAGGTCCTCTATTTCGGCCTGTCGGAGGCCGGGTGCGACACCATCCGCCGGGCGCACGCGGTGCAGCCTGTGACGGCGGTGCAGAGCGAATATTCCCTGTGGGAACGCAACCTGGATCGCGATGTCCTGCCCCTGCTGGCGGAACTCGGTATCGGCCTGGTGCCGTTCAGCCCCTTGGGCCGCGGCTTCCTGACCGGCATCGCCAAGCGGGCGGAGGAGTATCCGGCGGGCGACTACCGCGCCACCAACGACCCGCGCCTGCAGGGCGCCAACTTCGACGCCAACCAGCGCATCGCCGACTTCGTGCGCGACATCGCCCAGGGTTACGGGGCCACGGCGGGGCAGGTGGCGCTGGCCTGGCTGCTGCAGAAGCGGCCGGACATCGTGCCCATCCCCGGCACCAAGCGCCGCAAGTACCTGGAGGAGAACCTGGGCGCTGACGCCCTGCGCCTGTCGGCGGCGGATGTCGCCCGGCTGGACGGCGCGCTGGAAACCTTCCAGGTGTCGGGCGACCGTTATGGCGCCGCCGCCCAGGCCATGGTGGATCGTTAA